A DNA window from Mycobacterium sp. IDR2000157661 contains the following coding sequences:
- a CDS encoding response regulator, which yields MRDVLIVDDDFMVAEIHRRFVDRVDGFQSVGVARTGVEALSSAMEMEPDLILLDVYLPDMTGLDVLQRLRGDGNPVGVIMITAARELDTVRGALDGGAADYLIKPFEFDQLKAKLEAFAQRAYALESAAGVDQSLIDSLFGNPGTGRPAMLPKGLGAETGRLVLDAVRDAGEVSAAECAELVGISRVSARRYLEHYLSTGALELRLQYGVGRPERRYFLRGV from the coding sequence ATGCGTGACGTGCTGATCGTCGACGACGACTTCATGGTCGCCGAGATCCACCGGCGTTTCGTCGATCGGGTGGACGGTTTCCAATCCGTCGGTGTCGCGCGCACCGGCGTCGAGGCACTGTCCTCGGCGATGGAAATGGAGCCCGACCTCATCCTGCTCGACGTCTATCTGCCCGACATGACGGGACTCGACGTGCTGCAGCGGTTGCGCGGTGACGGCAACCCCGTCGGCGTCATCATGATCACGGCGGCCCGTGAACTGGACACCGTCCGGGGCGCACTGGACGGCGGGGCAGCGGACTATCTCATCAAGCCGTTCGAGTTCGACCAGTTGAAGGCCAAGCTGGAGGCGTTTGCGCAGCGTGCCTATGCGCTCGAATCCGCTGCGGGAGTGGATCAATCGCTGATCGACTCACTGTTCGGGAATCCGGGCACCGGCCGACCGGCCATGCTGCCCAAGGGATTGGGTGCCGAGACGGGCAGGCTGGTGCTCGACGCCGTTCGTGACGCGGGTGAGGTCTCGGCCGCCGAATGCGCGGAGTTGGTCGGCATTTCCCGGGTCAGCGCCCGTCGCTATCTCGAACATTATCTGAGCACCGGCGCTCTGGAGTTGAGGCTGCAGTACGGCGTCGGGCGACCGGAGCGTCGATACTTCCTACGCGGCGTGTAA
- a CDS encoding HNH endonuclease, with product MFDAAGLAVVEETADEAALVERIAWLERVKSAAAAGQARAAALLDTRRRAAEAAAGIPPARRGRGLAGEIALARREAPVRGGRHLGLAKALVHEMPHTLAALESGALSEWRATLIVRESACLSVEDRRALDAEMCADAAALEGKGDKRIEAHAKTIAYRLDPHAVVERAARAAADRTVTIRPAPDCMTNVTVLLPVAHGVGVYAALKRHADTTVDERTRGQVMADTAYQRITGRPAEVAEPVAVNLVMADQTLLGGDDSPAVLDGYGPIPAEIARQLITAAGLDRRSQATLRRLYRRPASAALVAMESRARRFPKGLARFIALRDQRCRTPYCNAPIRHTDHAVPRHRRGPTHVLNGLGSCEQCNYTKEAPGWQVHTSEVDGVHHAEFITPTGAHHHSVAPQPPGPPAIDVSEVEARIAIALTALHAA from the coding sequence ATGTTCGATGCGGCGGGGTTGGCGGTGGTCGAGGAGACCGCTGACGAGGCGGCGTTGGTGGAGCGGATCGCCTGGTTGGAGCGGGTGAAGTCGGCCGCTGCGGCCGGTCAGGCCCGCGCGGCGGCGTTGTTGGACACCCGCCGCCGCGCCGCCGAAGCCGCCGCCGGGATCCCGCCCGCCCGGCGTGGGCGCGGGCTGGCCGGCGAGATCGCCCTGGCCCGCCGCGAGGCCCCGGTGCGCGGGGGCCGCCACCTCGGGCTGGCCAAAGCCCTGGTCCACGAGATGCCCCACACGCTGGCCGCCCTGGAATCCGGGGCGCTCTCCGAATGGCGGGCCACCCTGATCGTGCGCGAATCGGCGTGTCTAAGTGTCGAGGACCGCCGCGCCCTGGACGCCGAGATGTGCGCCGATGCCGCCGCGCTGGAGGGCAAAGGCGACAAGCGCATCGAGGCGCACGCCAAAACGATCGCCTACCGCCTGGACCCGCACGCGGTGGTCGAGCGCGCGGCCAGGGCTGCAGCCGACCGCACGGTCACGATCCGGCCCGCACCCGACTGCATGACCAACGTGACCGTGCTGCTGCCGGTCGCCCACGGCGTCGGGGTGTACGCGGCGCTCAAACGCCACGCCGACACCACCGTCGACGAGCGCACCCGCGGGCAGGTGATGGCCGACACCGCCTACCAGCGGATCACCGGCAGGCCCGCTGAGGTCGCTGAACCGGTCGCGGTGAACCTGGTCATGGCCGATCAGACACTGCTCGGCGGCGACGACAGCCCCGCGGTCCTCGACGGCTACGGGCCCATCCCGGCCGAGATCGCCCGCCAACTCATCACCGCAGCGGGCCTGGACCGGCGCTCGCAGGCCACGCTGCGGCGGCTCTACCGCCGCCCCGCCAGCGCGGCGCTGGTGGCCATGGAATCCAGAGCCAGACGCTTCCCGAAAGGGTTGGCCCGCTTCATCGCCCTGCGCGATCAGCGATGTCGCACCCCCTACTGCAACGCCCCGATCCGCCACACCGACCACGCCGTCCCGCGACACCGCCGCGGACCCACCCACGTCCTCAACGGCCTCGGTTCCTGCGAACAGTGCAACTACACCAAAGAAGCACCCGGCTGGCAGGTCCACACCAGCGAAGTCGACGGCGTGCACCACGCCGAGTTCATCACCCCCACCGGCGCACACCACCACTCGGTGGCACCCCAACCACCAGGCCCACCGGCCATCGACGTCAGCGAAGTCGAAGCCCGCATCGCGATCGCGCTCACGGCCTTACACGCCGCGTAG
- a CDS encoding sensor histidine kinase, translated as MTPARWSPTRSIRSLASQFLVFQLLVVAVVLVAVAAVSVAQSTREFREVRGQRMIAVAENMASAPIVRDRYADPFASRVLAPEVDRAVALSGAEVAEILDPGGVVRASSDPSRIGARVDLDTSRADEGRAWYGDADVAGVHSLVGQVPMLDIDGRVLAVASVSEPYPSVWQLLGGAGERLLVYLGLGAALGMLASWLLSRRIKRHTRGLEIAEIAGLADHREALLHSIREGVVAVNNEGDITLLNDSAQELLGLSGDAVGRPVDSMGLDPAVVEFLLSGEDGRDVVIATRTRVLALNRRAATSQGRQIGTVTTMRDSTELAALQGQLSSHKSVTDTLRAQTHEFANQLHTISGLVQLGEYDSVRDLIGALTRRRAEISDAVTQAISDPAVASLLIAKTTLAAESGVSLEIDPASRLGLLEPALATDVITVLGNLIDNAVDVSVGSSAARVTVCVNDEDGLTVSVLDSGPGVPEHLREEIFARGVTSKPHVPGGRGIGLALVRLVTAQHGGTVVVDNGPSGGARFVVRLPASSTAEKAEHA; from the coding sequence ATGACGCCTGCACGGTGGTCGCCGACCCGCAGCATCCGAAGCCTGGCCAGCCAGTTCCTGGTGTTCCAGCTCCTCGTGGTCGCGGTGGTGCTGGTGGCCGTGGCCGCCGTGTCCGTCGCGCAGTCGACCCGAGAATTCCGAGAGGTCAGGGGTCAGCGGATGATCGCCGTGGCCGAGAACATGGCCTCGGCGCCGATCGTGCGGGACCGCTACGCCGATCCCTTCGCGTCGCGCGTCTTGGCCCCCGAGGTGGACCGGGCCGTCGCACTCTCGGGTGCCGAGGTCGCCGAGATTCTCGACCCGGGCGGCGTGGTGCGCGCGTCGTCGGACCCCTCCCGGATCGGTGCACGGGTCGACCTCGACACGAGCCGCGCCGACGAAGGCAGGGCCTGGTACGGCGACGCGGACGTGGCCGGAGTGCACAGCCTCGTCGGGCAGGTGCCGATGCTCGATATCGACGGCCGCGTGTTGGCCGTTGCCTCGGTCAGCGAGCCCTATCCTTCGGTGTGGCAGCTGCTCGGCGGCGCCGGTGAACGGCTACTGGTGTATCTCGGCTTGGGTGCAGCGCTGGGGATGCTGGCGTCCTGGCTGTTGTCGCGGAGAATCAAACGCCACACCCGGGGGCTGGAGATCGCCGAGATCGCCGGATTGGCCGATCATCGTGAAGCCCTGTTGCACAGCATTCGCGAGGGTGTGGTGGCGGTGAACAACGAGGGCGACATCACGTTGCTCAACGACAGCGCACAGGAACTACTGGGGTTGTCCGGCGACGCGGTCGGACGCCCGGTGGACAGCATGGGCTTGGATCCGGCGGTGGTCGAGTTCCTGCTGTCCGGCGAGGATGGTCGCGATGTCGTGATCGCCACCCGGACGAGGGTGTTGGCGTTGAACCGGCGGGCGGCGACGAGTCAGGGCCGGCAGATCGGTACGGTGACAACGATGCGCGACAGCACGGAACTCGCTGCGCTGCAAGGTCAGCTGTCGTCGCACAAGAGCGTGACGGATACCCTTCGGGCGCAGACGCACGAGTTCGCCAACCAGTTGCACACGATCTCCGGTCTGGTCCAACTCGGAGAGTACGACTCCGTGCGGGACCTGATCGGTGCGCTGACGCGTCGGCGAGCCGAGATCAGTGACGCTGTGACACAGGCTATCTCCGATCCTGCCGTGGCCTCGCTGTTGATCGCCAAGACGACGCTGGCCGCGGAAAGCGGTGTGTCGCTGGAGATCGACCCCGCCTCACGGCTCGGGCTTCTGGAGCCGGCGCTGGCCACCGACGTGATCACCGTGCTGGGCAACCTCATCGACAACGCGGTCGACGTCTCGGTGGGTTCGAGCGCCGCTCGGGTGACGGTCTGTGTGAACGACGAAGACGGCCTCACCGTATCGGTACTCGACTCCGGACCAGGAGTGCCCGAGCATCTGCGAGAAGAGATCTTCGCCCGCGGCGTCACGTCGAAGCCGCACGTTCCCGGCGGACGCGGGATAGGTCTTGCGCTCGTGCGACTGGTGACGGCCCAGCACGGGGGCACGGTGGTGGTGGACAACGGCCCCTCGGGCGGAGCACGATTCGTGGTGCGCCTGCCGGCGAGTAGCACAGCGGAGAAAGCCGAGCATGCGTGA
- a CDS encoding universal stress protein → MIIVGYSADRFGRAALEHGIAEAKRRNTALRVVNSTSGDAYVDPAFAQQDEVHDVEEHLGDCGVDYELTQPVGVDTAQALLAEMDRDDAELLVIGIRHRNPVGKLLLGSVSQRLLLECRKPVLAVKPAE, encoded by the coding sequence ATGATCATCGTCGGATACAGCGCCGACAGGTTCGGCAGGGCGGCGTTGGAGCACGGGATCGCCGAGGCTAAGCGGCGAAACACCGCGCTGCGAGTGGTCAATTCGACATCCGGCGATGCATACGTCGACCCGGCCTTCGCCCAACAGGACGAGGTGCACGACGTCGAGGAGCACCTTGGTGACTGCGGTGTCGACTACGAGCTCACTCAGCCCGTCGGTGTCGACACCGCGCAAGCGCTGCTCGCCGAGATGGACCGCGATGACGCCGAGCTGCTGGTGATCGGTATCCGACACCGCAACCCGGTCGGCAAGTTGTTGTTGGGCAGCGTATCGCAACGGCTTCTGCTGGAATGTCGCAAGCCGGTGCTGGCGGTCAAACCCGCCGAGTGA
- a CDS encoding tripartite tricarboxylate transporter permease — MDFTMLLSGFEQAVTPMNLLYAVIGVLLGTAVGVLPGIGPAMTVALLLPITYNVSPSAAFIMFAGIFYGGMYGGSTTSILLNTPGESSSVITAIEGNKMAKAGRAAQALATAAIGSFVAGAIGTALLAAFAPPISRFAVTLGAPSYLAIMLFALVAVTAVLGASKLRGAISLFLGLAIGIVGIDFLTGQPRATFGLPQLSDGIDIVVVAVAIFAVGEALWVAAHLRRRPADVIPVGRPWMGRQDFKRSWKPWLRGTAYGFPFGALPAGGAELPTFLSYITEKRLAKRTGHAAEFGKGAIEGVAGPEAANNASAAGTLVPMLSLGLPTNATAAVILTAFVSYGIQPGPTLFEKEPLLIWTLIASLFIGNLLLLLINLPLAPLWAKLLRTPRPYLYAGILFFATLGALAVNVQALDLALLLVFGLLGLMMRRFGLPILPLIIGVILGPRIERQLRQSLQLGGGDWSSLFTEPVAIVVYLLMAVLLLMPLVLRLMHRSEETLLIVEDDEDQREKAEQA, encoded by the coding sequence ATGGACTTCACCATGCTCCTGTCGGGGTTCGAGCAGGCCGTCACACCGATGAACCTCCTCTACGCCGTCATCGGCGTGCTGCTGGGCACCGCAGTCGGCGTCCTACCCGGTATCGGCCCTGCCATGACCGTGGCACTGCTGCTGCCCATCACCTACAACGTCAGCCCCAGCGCGGCGTTCATCATGTTCGCCGGCATCTTCTACGGTGGTATGTACGGCGGGTCCACCACCTCGATCCTGCTCAACACGCCGGGTGAATCGTCGTCGGTGATCACCGCGATCGAGGGCAACAAGATGGCCAAGGCGGGCCGGGCGGCACAAGCCCTCGCGACGGCCGCCATCGGATCGTTCGTCGCGGGCGCCATCGGCACCGCTCTGCTCGCCGCCTTCGCGCCGCCGATCTCGAGATTCGCTGTGACACTGGGCGCCCCGTCATATCTGGCGATCATGCTGTTCGCGCTCGTCGCGGTCACCGCGGTGCTCGGTGCGTCCAAGCTGCGCGGCGCCATCTCGCTGTTTCTCGGTCTGGCGATAGGCATCGTCGGCATCGACTTCCTCACCGGCCAGCCGCGCGCAACGTTCGGACTGCCGCAACTGTCCGACGGAATCGACATCGTGGTGGTCGCGGTCGCGATCTTCGCGGTGGGCGAGGCTCTTTGGGTCGCCGCGCATCTGCGCCGCCGTCCGGCCGACGTCATTCCCGTCGGACGGCCGTGGATGGGACGTCAAGACTTCAAGCGGTCCTGGAAGCCGTGGCTGCGCGGCACCGCCTACGGCTTCCCGTTCGGTGCGCTGCCCGCCGGCGGCGCCGAACTACCCACGTTCCTGTCCTACATCACCGAGAAGCGGCTGGCGAAACGCACCGGGCACGCCGCCGAATTCGGCAAGGGCGCGATCGAAGGTGTCGCCGGTCCCGAGGCGGCCAACAATGCCTCGGCCGCAGGCACTTTGGTGCCGATGCTCTCACTCGGTCTGCCGACGAACGCCACCGCGGCGGTGATTCTCACCGCGTTCGTGTCCTACGGCATCCAGCCGGGGCCGACGTTGTTCGAGAAGGAACCGCTGCTGATCTGGACCCTGATTGCCAGCCTGTTCATCGGCAACCTCCTGCTGCTGCTGATCAACCTGCCGTTGGCGCCGTTGTGGGCGAAGCTGTTGCGCACTCCGCGACCGTATCTCTACGCGGGCATCCTGTTCTTCGCCACGCTGGGTGCGCTGGCGGTCAACGTGCAGGCCCTTGACCTCGCGCTGTTGTTGGTGTTCGGCCTGCTGGGCCTGATGATGCGGAGATTCGGACTGCCCATCCTGCCTCTGATCATCGGCGTCATTCTCGGCCCGCGCATCGAACGCCAATTGCGGCAATCGCTGCAACTCGGCGGGGGAGACTGGTCCAGCCTGTTCACCGAACCCGTCGCCATCGTCGTTTACCTGCTGATGGCGGTGCTGCTGCTGATGCCGTTGGTGTTGCGGCTCATGCACCGGAGCGAAGAAACGCTGCTCATCGTCGAGGACGATGAGGACCAGCGGGAGAAGGCGGAACAGGCGTGA
- a CDS encoding tripartite tricarboxylate transporter TctB family protein: MTITEDKTRDVPERTTDTAQYLVCVVMVAVGAFLIYDALTLEAGFAEVDPVGPKLFPMVIGVVLLLLAIVLAVAIGRGSVGEADAGEDVDPSTPGDWRTVGMLVGLFVAVIVLVDPLGWVITGTLLFAGAAAVLGNRHHVRNIVIGTTLSLISFYAFYSGLGIPLPAGVLDGIL; the protein is encoded by the coding sequence ATGACCATCACCGAAGACAAGACCCGCGACGTCCCCGAGAGGACCACCGACACGGCCCAATACCTCGTCTGCGTCGTGATGGTGGCCGTGGGCGCCTTCCTCATCTACGACGCACTCACCCTCGAGGCGGGTTTCGCCGAGGTCGATCCGGTCGGACCCAAGTTGTTCCCCATGGTGATCGGCGTCGTTCTGCTGCTGCTCGCCATCGTGCTCGCCGTCGCCATCGGCCGCGGATCGGTCGGCGAGGCCGACGCCGGCGAGGACGTCGACCCCAGCACGCCGGGGGACTGGCGCACGGTCGGGATGCTGGTCGGGCTGTTCGTGGCGGTGATCGTCCTGGTCGATCCACTGGGGTGGGTCATCACCGGAACGCTGCTCTTCGCGGGTGCGGCGGCGGTGCTGGGTAACCGCCATCACGTCCGCAACATCGTCATCGGAACGACGCTGTCCCTGATCAGCTTCTACGCGTTCTACTCCGGGCTCGGAATCCCGCTGCCCGCGGGTGTTCTGGATGGGATTCTGTAG
- a CDS encoding NarK family nitrate/nitrite MFS transporter: MTVTGTEPTTASAAPPAGRPHWIDDWRPEDPQFWSTVGKPIARRNLIWSIFAEHIGFSVWLLWSIVVVQMTAGPDGSPAASGFALTTTQALWLVAVPSGVGAFLRLPYTFAVPLFGGRNWTVISALLLVIPCLGLAWAVSDPDISFALLLLIAATAGFGGGNFASSMANISFFYPEKEKGWALGLNAAGGNIGVAVVQKVIPMVITVGGGVALSYAGLFYVPFAVAAAVCAFLFMDNLAEAKADVKPVWQSLRHPDTWVMSLLYIGTFGSFIGYSAAFPTLLKTVFDRGDIALMWAFLGAGIGSIARPFGGWLSDRIGGSRITAVAFLMLAVGAAVGLWSVQIRNLPIFFVSFMFLFIATGIGNGSTYRMISKIFRVKGEDAGGTPEIMVEMRRQAAGALGVISSVGAFGGFVVPLAYAWSKAQFGTIEPALRFYVAFFVVLLAVTWYCYMRKGTRMAQAGV; encoded by the coding sequence GTGACTGTTACGGGGACCGAACCCACCACCGCTTCCGCTGCGCCTCCCGCCGGCCGGCCGCACTGGATCGACGACTGGCGTCCCGAGGATCCCCAGTTCTGGTCCACCGTCGGGAAACCCATCGCCAGACGCAACCTCATCTGGTCGATCTTCGCCGAACACATCGGGTTTTCGGTCTGGCTGCTGTGGAGCATCGTCGTTGTTCAGATGACCGCGGGTCCCGACGGCAGTCCGGCCGCGTCCGGCTTCGCGCTGACCACTACGCAGGCGCTGTGGCTGGTCGCCGTTCCGAGCGGTGTCGGGGCTTTCCTGCGACTGCCGTACACGTTCGCCGTACCGTTGTTCGGCGGCCGCAACTGGACGGTGATATCGGCTCTGCTGCTGGTGATTCCGTGTCTAGGACTCGCCTGGGCGGTGTCCGATCCCGACATCTCTTTCGCTCTGCTGCTGCTGATCGCAGCGACGGCGGGATTCGGTGGCGGCAACTTCGCGTCCTCCATGGCCAACATCTCGTTCTTCTATCCCGAGAAGGAGAAGGGATGGGCGTTGGGGCTCAATGCCGCAGGCGGAAACATCGGCGTCGCGGTCGTGCAGAAGGTCATCCCTATGGTGATCACGGTCGGCGGCGGTGTGGCCCTGTCGTACGCGGGCCTGTTCTACGTGCCGTTCGCGGTGGCGGCGGCGGTCTGCGCCTTCCTGTTCATGGACAACCTGGCGGAGGCCAAGGCGGACGTGAAGCCGGTGTGGCAGTCGCTGCGCCACCCCGACACCTGGGTCATGTCGCTGCTCTACATCGGCACCTTCGGATCGTTCATCGGCTACTCGGCGGCGTTCCCGACGCTGCTCAAGACGGTGTTCGATCGCGGTGACATCGCGCTGATGTGGGCGTTCCTCGGTGCGGGTATCGGTTCGATCGCGCGTCCGTTCGGTGGGTGGCTGTCGGACCGCATCGGTGGCTCCCGGATCACCGCGGTGGCGTTCCTCATGCTCGCGGTCGGCGCGGCGGTCGGGCTGTGGTCGGTCCAGATCAGAAACCTGCCGATCTTCTTCGTCAGCTTCATGTTCCTCTTCATCGCCACCGGTATCGGAAACGGGTCGACCTACCGGATGATCTCGAAGATCTTCCGCGTCAAGGGCGAAGATGCCGGTGGCACACCGGAGATCATGGTCGAGATGCGCCGGCAGGCGGCAGGCGCTCTCGGCGTCATCTCCTCGGTGGGCGCATTCGGCGGATTCGTCGTGCCGTTGGCGTACGCGTGGTCGAAGGCCCAGTTCGGCACCATCGAACCGGCACTGCGGTTCTACGTCGCCTTCTTCGTGGTGTTGCTCGCGGTGACGTGGTACTGCTACATGCGCAAAGGCACCCGGATGGCGCAGGCGGGCGTCTAA
- a CDS encoding Bug family tripartite tricarboxylate transporter substrate binding protein — translation MKTRTTTLVVITLVAALLLTACGVTRGGDEGGLHRLRMMVPNSPGGGYDLTARTAVKIMEDQDITGRVEVFNVIGAGGTVAMARLMNEGGNDDLMMMMGLGVVGATYTNGSRIKASDATALAKMIEDPGALFVPADSPFKTVQDFVAAWKSDPASVTIGGGSSPGGPDHLFPMETARAVGIDPRKVNFVTYDGGGDLLTALLGKKITVGTSSPGEFIDQIDSGQLRVLAVSSNERVEGIDAPTLQEAGIDLTFSNWRGIIAPPGISEETRQAMIAILEELHGTAQWKEALVKNGWTDAFVTGAAFEQFLEEQDARVSSTLTELGLL, via the coding sequence GTGAAGACGCGAACAACGACCCTGGTGGTCATCACCCTGGTCGCGGCGCTGCTGCTGACCGCCTGTGGTGTCACCCGCGGTGGTGACGAAGGCGGATTGCACCGCCTGCGCATGATGGTGCCCAACAGCCCCGGCGGCGGATACGACCTGACGGCGCGCACCGCGGTGAAGATCATGGAAGACCAGGACATCACCGGTCGTGTCGAGGTCTTCAACGTCATCGGTGCAGGCGGCACGGTCGCGATGGCCCGGCTGATGAACGAGGGCGGCAACGACGACCTGATGATGATGATGGGCCTCGGCGTCGTCGGCGCCACCTACACCAATGGCTCGCGGATCAAGGCGTCCGACGCGACGGCCCTGGCCAAGATGATCGAGGATCCAGGCGCACTGTTCGTGCCCGCCGACTCCCCGTTCAAGACAGTGCAGGACTTCGTCGCGGCGTGGAAGTCCGATCCAGCCTCGGTGACCATCGGCGGCGGGTCGTCACCCGGCGGGCCCGACCACCTGTTCCCGATGGAGACTGCGCGGGCCGTGGGCATCGATCCGCGCAAAGTGAACTTCGTGACCTACGACGGCGGCGGTGATCTGCTGACCGCGTTGCTGGGCAAGAAGATCACGGTCGGCACCTCGAGTCCCGGCGAGTTCATCGACCAGATCGATTCGGGCCAACTGCGCGTCCTCGCGGTTTCCAGCAACGAGCGCGTCGAGGGCATCGACGCGCCCACCCTCCAAGAGGCCGGCATTGATCTCACATTCTCCAACTGGCGCGGAATCATCGCCCCACCAGGCATTTCCGAAGAGACGAGGCAGGCGATGATTGCGATCCTCGAGGAGCTTCACGGCACTGCGCAGTGGAAGGAGGCGCTGGTGAAGAACGGCTGGACCGACGCGTTCGTCACGGGTGCGGCGTTCGAGCAGTTCCTCGAGGAACAGGACGCCCGGGTTTCCTCGACCCTCACCGAGTTGGGACTGCTATGA